Proteins encoded together in one Chrysemys picta bellii isolate R12L10 chromosome 22, ASM1138683v2, whole genome shotgun sequence window:
- the TIMM29 gene encoding mitochondrial import inner membrane translocase subunit Tim29, with protein sequence MVSPGPGPSPSPGRAETTSGPGSERPMAGSGSRWQRIATGRLGLWCKSLLQDYADACRDVALGFKERPGKAGLYLSLLAGATVCSLHVPCDASFESSLLEASGILLLLSPWIRNGSSEGHVQRLMKLRNQGRLRYQSLVFFSLVYQAPFDAEAALYQAHCKHLKPRWTDFPARILDVGFLGRWWVLSSKMKDSDINEEEFKYLPEHLRTISSRNLHSAANEKLFDEKYKPVILTEEQIERAEKEERQPLQGALNQ encoded by the exons ATGGTCTCGCCCGGCCCGGGTCCGTCCCCGTCTCCCGGCCGGGCGGAAACCACttccggtcccggcagcgagcgGCCCATGGCGGGGAGCGGGAGCCGCTGGCAGCGGATCGCCACCGGCCGTTTGG GTCTGTGGTGCAAGAGCCTCCTTCAGGATTACGCCGACGCCTGCCGGGATGTGGCCCTTGGCTTCAAGGAGCGGCCTGGGAAAGCCGGACTCTACCTCTCGCTGCTGGCCGGAGCCACCGTCTGCAGCCTCCACGTCCCCTGCGACGCCTCGTTCGAGTCCTCCCTCCTCGAAGCCTCGGGcatcctcctcctgctctcccccTGGATCCGGAACGGCAGCTCCGAGGGGCACGTCCAGCGCCTGATGAAGCTCCGGAACCAGGGGCGGCTGCGCTACCAGAGCCTGGTCTTCTTCTCCCTCGTCTACCAGGCCCCCTTTGATGCGGAAGCGGCTCTGTACCAGGCTCACTGCAAACACCTGAAGCCGCGCTGGACGGACTTTCCCGCCCGGATCCTGGACGTGGGGTTCTTGGGCCGCTGGTGGGTTTTAAGTTCGAAAATGAAGGATTCCGACATCAACGAAGAGGAATTCAAGTATCTCCCTGAGCATCTCAGGACCATCTCCTCCCGGAACCTCCACTCGGCAGCCAACGAAAAACTCTTTGACGAGAAATACAAACCCGTCATCCTGACAGAGGAGCAGATTGAGCGGGCGGAAAAGGAGGAGCGGCAGCCACTTCAGGGGGCCTTAAACCAATGA